A window of Oscillospiraceae bacterium contains these coding sequences:
- a CDS encoding DUF4832 domain-containing protein codes for MKTRHPHRIGKKTLTFGFAIVILFSLMAAAVSCSATSKTQTFAYTPDFTSVITNPERGYFENFSGLDPLHPQDFEEDYAQWLTDPEYDSWYLGGGYLKLLRSSRQDGVTMLDANIYVNKYINSPELPQSFLDELSRALQVVREARMKITLRIVYADAWTPMVVEKNYLRHIEQIGAVITENSDIVESLSAGILGPWGEWHNDDDYVMVDNKSYKREDRPEYENGMPTTDINSPEQGAQRYRLIKQLLDHTPDTIPVVMRYVEFLMEIKALAENPPQGATILTQAQLDRLGLHDDSFASFVMSHTRAGGWEEAFYPYWDDDKKYDQVNEVAAFAAQLETSYGGDVLQYGETTWYPDDDLDFGKDDPLANTEVVDAGAQLALSEAAARKLTMINRSWHVKHLDFWKGIWLPASGNDPAESAYTRLERKLGYRLRLDTAAFTTNAKNGDTFAIRAILHNDGYAGIIRLRPIFVVFDDGVNRYDIELMNVDARTWLSGENRLDASVTLPKDMETGEYAVALWLPDYYENLRGLPAYSVRFANKGIWCGSKGYNYLGTIKYQRDGRSVVHPLSDEFVAELGEDPDNPKGGHNFQPTFDPAFIHET; via the coding sequence ATGAAAACGCGCCATCCCCATCGAATCGGCAAGAAGACTCTGACATTCGGATTTGCGATTGTTATCTTGTTCTCGCTAATGGCGGCTGCCGTAAGCTGTTCGGCCACTTCGAAGACACAAACATTCGCCTATACGCCAGATTTCACGAGTGTAATAACCAACCCGGAGAGAGGATATTTTGAAAATTTTAGCGGGCTTGACCCTCTTCATCCGCAGGATTTCGAGGAGGACTACGCACAGTGGCTCACCGATCCGGAATATGATTCCTGGTATTTGGGCGGCGGTTATCTGAAACTGCTGCGCTCATCGCGTCAAGACGGGGTTACGATGCTGGATGCCAATATATACGTGAACAAATACATCAATTCGCCCGAGCTGCCTCAGTCCTTCTTGGACGAACTTTCCAGGGCATTGCAGGTTGTACGGGAAGCAAGGATGAAAATCACTCTGCGCATAGTATATGCGGACGCTTGGACGCCGATGGTTGTCGAGAAGAACTATTTGCGGCATATTGAGCAAATCGGAGCGGTCATTACCGAAAACTCCGATATTGTGGAGAGCTTATCCGCCGGGATACTCGGCCCGTGGGGAGAGTGGCATAATGACGACGACTATGTCATGGTGGACAATAAGTCCTATAAACGCGAAGACCGTCCTGAATACGAAAACGGCATGCCAACGACAGACATAAACTCTCCGGAGCAAGGCGCGCAGCGCTATCGGCTTATTAAACAGTTACTCGATCACACGCCGGATACCATACCTGTCGTCATGCGCTACGTCGAATTCCTTATGGAGATAAAAGCGTTGGCGGAGAACCCTCCGCAGGGCGCGACCATATTGACCCAGGCGCAGCTTGACCGCCTGGGCCTGCACGACGACTCGTTCGCGTCGTTCGTCATGAGCCATACGCGCGCCGGGGGTTGGGAAGAGGCGTTTTACCCCTATTGGGACGATGACAAGAAATACGACCAAGTCAACGAGGTTGCGGCGTTTGCGGCTCAGCTTGAGACATCGTACGGAGGCGATGTCCTGCAATACGGAGAAACGACATGGTACCCTGACGACGACCTCGACTTCGGCAAAGACGACCCCTTGGCCAATACCGAGGTGGTTGACGCGGGCGCGCAACTGGCGCTCAGTGAAGCCGCGGCAAGAAAGCTGACTATGATAAACCGCAGCTGGCATGTCAAGCATCTTGACTTTTGGAAAGGCATCTGGCTCCCCGCCTCCGGCAACGACCCCGCCGAGAGCGCCTACACCCGTCTTGAGCGCAAACTCGGCTACAGGCTTCGCCTTGACACAGCAGCGTTTACCACCAACGCCAAGAACGGGGACACTTTCGCTATCAGGGCAATACTTCACAACGACGGCTACGCGGGCATCATCAGGCTTCGTCCGATATTTGTGGTGTTCGATGACGGCGTCAACCGCTACGACATCGAGCTTATGAACGTGGACGCTCGCACATGGCTGAGCGGCGAAAACAGGTTAGACGCTTCGGTGACGCTCCCTAAGGATATGGAGACGGGCGAGTACGCAGTCGCGCTATGGCTTCCGGATTATTATGAGAACCTGCGCGGCCTGCCGGCGTATTCCGTGCGGTTTGCCAACAAGGGTATCTGGTGCGGAAGCAAGGGCTACAACTACCTCGGCACGATCAAGTACCAAAGGGACGGTCGGTCCGTTGTCCATCCGCTGTCAGACGAATTTGTAGCCGAACTCGGCGAAGACCCGGACAATCCAAAAGGCGGACACAATTTCCAGCCAACATTTGACCCCGCGTTTATCCATGAAACATGA
- a CDS encoding UDP-glucose--hexose-1-phosphate uridylyltransferase yields MVCRAIDALLRYAKRTGLLVPFEEIYARNRLLERLALSAYEPPAAAEGTDAVPPEPPLEQILETLTAHAARQGLFADSPAARDQYETALMEILTPRPAQVVDAFYRAYARSPREATDYFYALSQDVNYIRRYRTALDRRWKTQTPYGAIDITINLAKPEKDPKDIAAARLQPHGGYPACMLCMENEGYAGRIDHPARHNHRIIPMGLGGEAWGLQYSPYIYYREHCIVLNQAHVPMVMNRGTFEKLLGFLEQFPHYFVGSNAELPIVGGSILSHEHFQGGRYTFAMELAPVERSVALGGGFADVEAGVVKWPMSVIRIAHADKRKLVAAALHILAAWRGYSDEPAGVFAHSDGVPHNTVTPIARMRGEKFELDLVLRNNITTPEHPLGVFHPHAEYHNIKKENIGLIEVMGLAVLPARLLEEMERLKQALLAGEDVAFVEEIQKHAHWVARWRGSYPAIGPDNVDEIIRDELGRTFTAILEQAGVFKRDAAGQAAFDRFLAVL; encoded by the coding sequence ATGGTCTGCCGCGCGATTGACGCTCTCCTGCGCTATGCGAAACGGACCGGATTGCTCGTCCCCTTTGAGGAGATTTACGCCCGCAACCGCCTTTTGGAGCGGCTCGCTCTTTCCGCCTACGAGCCGCCGGCCGCGGCGGAGGGTACGGACGCCGTACCGCCGGAACCGCCGCTGGAGCAGATCCTCGAAACATTGACGGCTCACGCGGCGCGGCAGGGACTTTTTGCGGACAGTCCCGCCGCGCGCGACCAATACGAGACGGCACTGATGGAGATTCTGACGCCCCGCCCCGCCCAAGTGGTGGATGCGTTTTATAGGGCCTATGCCCGTTCGCCGCGGGAGGCGACCGACTATTTCTATGCCCTCAGCCAGGACGTAAACTACATCCGCCGCTACCGGACGGCGCTCGATCGCCGTTGGAAGACGCAAACGCCGTATGGCGCTATCGACATCACGATCAACCTGGCAAAGCCCGAGAAGGACCCGAAGGACATTGCGGCGGCGCGTTTGCAGCCACACGGCGGGTACCCCGCCTGTATGCTCTGCATGGAAAACGAGGGTTACGCCGGGCGCATCGATCACCCCGCGCGGCACAACCACCGCATCATCCCAATGGGACTCGGCGGCGAGGCGTGGGGGCTGCAGTACTCGCCCTACATCTACTACCGGGAGCACTGCATTGTGCTGAACCAAGCGCATGTGCCTATGGTGATGAATCGGGGTACGTTTGAAAAGCTCCTGGGGTTTTTAGAGCAGTTCCCCCATTACTTTGTCGGTTCCAACGCAGAGCTGCCGATTGTGGGCGGGAGCATTTTGAGTCACGAGCACTTCCAGGGCGGGCGCTACACCTTTGCGATGGAGTTGGCGCCCGTCGAGCGATCCGTCGCCCTCGGCGGCGGCTTTGCGGACGTGGAGGCGGGCGTAGTCAAGTGGCCGATGAGTGTGATTCGCATTGCGCACGCGGACAAGCGGAAGCTGGTGGCGGCGGCGCTGCACATTTTGGCGGCGTGGCGCGGGTATTCGGACGAGCCGGCGGGGGTCTTCGCCCACTCCGACGGTGTGCCGCACAACACGGTCACGCCCATCGCGCGGATGCGGGGGGAAAAATTTGAGCTGGATCTCGTATTGCGCAACAACATCACGACGCCGGAGCATCCGCTGGGGGTATTTCATCCGCACGCGGAGTATCACAACATCAAGAAGGAAAACATCGGTCTCATCGAGGTGATGGGTTTGGCCGTGCTGCCGGCGCGCCTGCTGGAAGAGATGGAGCGGCTGAAGCAAGCGCTGCTCGCCGGCGAGGATGTGGCTTTTGTCGAGGAGATCCAAAAACATGCCCACTGGGTGGCGAGATGGCGGGGGAGCTATCCCGCCATCGGGCCGGACAATGTGGATGAGATCATCCGAGATGAGCTCGGCCGCACCTTCACCGCCATTTTGGAACAGGCCGGTGTCTTCAAACGCGACGCCGCCGGCCAGGCCGCCTTCGACCGTTTCCTCGCGGTGTTGTAG
- a CDS encoding AAA family ATPase, with translation MRIESLEIHNFKSLQNVSLTDLPGMAVFVGRNGVGKTTLFDVFGFVKKSSL, from the coding sequence ATGAGGATAGAGTCGCTTGAAATACACAATTTTAAATCATTACAAAACGTGAGCTTGACGGATCTGCCGGGGATGGCCGTATTCGTTGGTCGCAACGGGGTAGGAAAAACCACGTTGTTTGATGTATTCGGCTTTGTAAAAAAGTCCTCCTTATAA
- a CDS encoding acyltransferase family protein — protein sequence MLTQVSGKNLQGIGNVGGYMRRCFLDHLRWMAVLLLFPYHTFMIYNSFGENFYIKGANVSLTTGIMIAIGPWFMPLLFVIAGMSSAFALQKRTAMQYIKERISKLLIPLLSGVLLLIPVQTFFAERFHNGYTGGYFQQYILFFTKPTDLSGYTGGFTPGHLWFIFYLFVISLVALPMMSAYQRANRKLSFQKVNLPLLLLLFLLPLFGTFIVNIKGKSLGEYFVYFLLGCFFLFDENVLEKVDKHRFLLLILSALSMTVVLLCWCGVFGDIPDIVYDIFSHFYAWAAILSLMGMGRHCLNFKNKVTDYFSTSSFSVYIFHQSWIVAVAYCIFMLTDNILMQIILIMTVSILATFATYELCKRTRITRFLFGIKSPN from the coding sequence GTGCTAACCCAAGTTTCAGGGAAAAACCTGCAAGGCATTGGGAACGTCGGAGGGTACATGAGAAGATGTTTTCTTGATCATTTGCGTTGGATGGCAGTGCTGCTGCTTTTTCCATACCACACCTTTATGATTTACAATTCATTTGGAGAGAACTTTTATATCAAAGGGGCAAATGTGTCACTGACAACAGGGATTATGATTGCAATCGGACCTTGGTTTATGCCGTTGTTGTTTGTGATTGCGGGTATGAGCTCAGCGTTTGCATTGCAGAAAAGAACCGCGATGCAATATATAAAAGAACGGATTTCTAAACTGCTGATCCCCTTGCTGTCCGGCGTCTTACTGCTGATCCCCGTACAGACTTTTTTTGCGGAGCGCTTTCACAATGGATATACCGGGGGGTATTTTCAACAATACATACTATTTTTCACAAAGCCAACCGACCTTTCGGGATACACGGGAGGGTTCACGCCTGGCCACTTGTGGTTTATCTTTTATTTGTTTGTTATCTCTCTGGTTGCTTTGCCCATGATGAGCGCATATCAAAGGGCAAACAGAAAGCTCTCTTTTCAAAAGGTAAATTTACCTCTTTTACTTCTCTTATTTCTTTTGCCTTTGTTTGGTACATTTATAGTGAATATAAAAGGAAAAAGTCTCGGCGAATACTTTGTGTATTTCCTACTCGGCTGCTTCTTTTTATTCGATGAGAATGTCCTTGAAAAAGTCGATAAACATCGATTTTTACTATTGATTCTTTCTGCCCTCTCCATGACCGTAGTGTTGCTGTGCTGGTGTGGAGTTTTTGGCGATATCCCCGATATTGTTTATGATATTTTTTCCCACTTTTATGCGTGGGCGGCGATTTTATCCCTCATGGGAATGGGCAGACATTGTTTGAACTTCAAAAACAAAGTGACCGACTACTTTTCGACCTCCTCTTTTTCTGTATATATTTTCCATCAATCATGGATTGTGGCCGTAGCATATTGCATATTTATGTTGACAGACAATATACTGATGCAAATCATTCTGATTATGACAGTGAGCATCTTAGCCACATTCGCGACATATGAGCTGTGCAAAAGAACACGCATCACAAGGTTTTTATTTGGGATTAAATCTCCCAACTAG